A stretch of the bacterium genome encodes the following:
- a CDS encoding radical SAM protein: MAKYVYGPVPSRRLGRSLGIDLFNGKSCTIDCVYCQLGSHPPLAPFRRRFIDPEAVIAELAEKVNKGVEADYITFSGSGEPTLSSDLGMIIEFAKGLKTAPVCVLTNGTLLWNPEVRKELANADVVIPNLDSADTETFRKVNRPHPDLDFDKIIDGLLQFSREYKGKLLFEIVLIAGLNDSDEHLAKLADLVKIISPDGVWVGTIYRPPAESFAKPIDAERLKKARDIIGGSARVIESFKAKDIDSHYANVIEEVRGLIKRRPETVSGIAKSLGINEHEVFKAVSILEKAREVERKKVDDRVFFEFIR, from the coding sequence ATGGCGAAGTATGTCTATGGACCGGTGCCATCGAGAAGGCTTGGGCGTTCGCTGGGTATTGACCTATTTAACGGTAAGAGTTGCACTATCGATTGTGTGTATTGCCAACTTGGAAGCCATCCACCACTTGCGCCTTTTCGCCGTAGATTTATAGATCCAGAGGCGGTTATCGCAGAATTGGCGGAAAAGGTTAATAAAGGGGTCGAGGCGGATTATATTACATTTTCTGGAAGCGGTGAACCGACGCTTTCTTCCGACCTCGGAATGATAATAGAATTTGCCAAGGGACTCAAGACTGCGCCGGTTTGTGTTCTTACAAATGGCACGCTGCTTTGGAATCCAGAGGTTCGGAAAGAGCTTGCAAATGCCGATGTAGTTATTCCTAATCTCGATTCTGCCGATACGGAGACATTTCGAAAAGTGAATCGTCCGCATCCCGACCTCGATTTCGATAAGATTATCGATGGGCTTCTTCAGTTTTCTCGGGAATATAAAGGTAAACTTCTTTTCGAGATTGTATTGATAGCCGGGCTGAATGATTCGGATGAACATCTGGCTAAATTAGCGGATTTGGTGAAAATTATCTCCCCGGATGGCGTATGGGTTGGGACAATATATCGTCCGCCTGCGGAGAGTTTCGCGAAGCCTATCGACGCGGAGAGATTAAAAAAAGCCCGAGATATTATTGGTGGGTCCGCAAGGGTGATAGAGAGTTTTAAGGCTAAGGATATTGATTCACACTATGCCAATGTTATCGAAGAAGTTCGTGGGTTAATTAAAAGACGCCCGGAGACAGTTTCTGGTATAGCGAAAAGCCTTGGAATTAATGAACATGAGGTTTTCAAAGCGGTGTCTATACTTGAAAAAGCGCGAGAGGTCGAGCGCAAAAAGGTTGATGACAGGGTATTTTTCGAATTCATCCGATAG